Proteins encoded together in one Anguilla anguilla isolate fAngAng1 chromosome 9, fAngAng1.pri, whole genome shotgun sequence window:
- the LOC118235197 gene encoding cofilin-1-like isoform X2 gives MKVRKAQAGEEEEKRKKAVLFCLSEEEDSIVLEEGREILQGDVGASVQDPYLHFVQMLPPEDCRYALYSASYETRRVQKEDLVFIFWDPESAPLKTKMIYERSKDAITKKFKGIKLDWRVNSLEEIQDRRSLAKKLGGRSVVSLEGSPV, from the exons ATGAAGGTGAGGAAGGCCCaggctggagaggaggaggagaagaggaagaaggcgGTGCTGTTCTGCCTGAGCGAAGAGGAGGACAGCATCGTCCTGGAGGAGGGCCGGGAGATTCTGCAGGGGGACGTGGGCGCCTCCGTACAGGACCCTTACCTGCATTTCGTCCAGATGCTGCCGCCCGAGGACTGTCGCTACGCCCTCTATAGCGCCTCCTACGAGACCAGGAGAGTCCAGAAGGAGGACCTGGTCTTCATCTTCTG ggATCCAGAAAGCGCTCCGCTGAAGACTAAGATGATCTATGAAAGATCCAAGGATGCCATCACAAAGAAGTTCAAAG gtATCAAACTTGACTGGAGAGTGAACAGTCTGGAGGAAATCCAGGACCGGCGTTCCCTGGCAAAGAAGCTGGGGGGCCGGTCAGTGGTGTCTCTTGAAGGGAGCCCTGTATAA
- the LOC118235197 gene encoding cofilin-2-like isoform X1, protein MDSLDEGEQFSDFERGVIAGARSAGASMAQAIEMAKEASRVTPVSKVSGVTVTEDVVTVFNEMKVRKAQAGEEEEKRKKAVLFCLSEEEDSIVLEEGREILQGDVGASVQDPYLHFVQMLPPEDCRYALYSASYETRRVQKEDLVFIFWDPESAPLKTKMIYERSKDAITKKFKGIKLDWRVNSLEEIQDRRSLAKKLGGRSVVSLEGSPV, encoded by the exons ATGGATAGTTTGGATGAGGGAGAACAATTCAGcgactttgaaagaggggttATTGCTGGGGCCCGTTCGGCCGGGGCATCGATGGCTCAGGCAATTGAAATGGCGAAGGAAGCTTCACGAGTAACGCCGGTGTCTAAG GTCTCCGGGGTAACCGTGACAGAAGATGTGGTGACGGTCTTCAACGAGATGAAGGTGAGGAAGGCCCaggctggagaggaggaggagaagaggaagaaggcgGTGCTGTTCTGCCTGAGCGAAGAGGAGGACAGCATCGTCCTGGAGGAGGGCCGGGAGATTCTGCAGGGGGACGTGGGCGCCTCCGTACAGGACCCTTACCTGCATTTCGTCCAGATGCTGCCGCCCGAGGACTGTCGCTACGCCCTCTATAGCGCCTCCTACGAGACCAGGAGAGTCCAGAAGGAGGACCTGGTCTTCATCTTCTG ggATCCAGAAAGCGCTCCGCTGAAGACTAAGATGATCTATGAAAGATCCAAGGATGCCATCACAAAGAAGTTCAAAG gtATCAAACTTGACTGGAGAGTGAACAGTCTGGAGGAAATCCAGGACCGGCGTTCCCTGGCAAAGAAGCTGGGGGGCCGGTCAGTGGTGTCTCTTGAAGGGAGCCCTGTATAA
- the LOC118236029 gene encoding cofilin-2-like isoform X1, producing the protein MDCYDTDEQLTDFERGIIVGACLAGTPRAKAIELAKEASRVTPVFKASGVTVTEDVVTVFNEMKVRKAQAGEEEEKRKKAVLFCLSEEEDSIVLEEGREILQGDVGASVQDPYLHFVQMLPPEDCRYALYSASYETRRVQKEDLVFIFWDPESAPLKTKMIYERSKDAITKKFKGIKLEWRVNSLEEIQDRRSLAKKLGGRSVVSLEGSPV; encoded by the exons ATGGATTGCTACGACACAGATGAGCAACTCACCGACTTTGAACGAGGGATTATTGTTGGGGCATGTTTGGCCGGCACACCGAGGGCCAAGGCAATTGAACTGGCGAAGGAAGCTTCACGAGTAACGCCGGTGTTTAAG GCCTCCGGGGTAACCGTGACAGAAGATGTGGTGACGGTCTTCAACGAGATGAAGGTGAGGAAGGCCCaggctggagaggaggaggagaagaggaagaaggcgGTGCTGTTCTGCCTGAGCGAAGAGGAGGACAGCATCGTCCTGGAGGAGGGCCGGGAGATTCTGCAGGGGGACGTGGGCGCCTCCGTACAGGACCCTTACCTGCATTTCGTCCAGATGCTGCCGCCCGAGGACTGTCGCTACGCCCTCTATAGCGCCTCCTACGAGACCAGGAGAGTCCAGAAGGAGGACCTGGTCTTCATCTTCTG ggaTCCGGAAAGCGCTCCGCTGAAGACTAAGATGATCTATGAAAGATCCAAGGATGCCATCACAAAGAAGTTCAAAG GTATCAAACTTGAATGGAGAGTGAACAGTCTGGAGGAAATCCAGGACCGGCGTTCCCTGGCAAAGAAGCTGGGGGGCCGGTCAGTGGTGTCTCTTGAAGGGAGCCCTGTATAA